The Oncorhynchus tshawytscha isolate Ot180627B linkage group LG12, Otsh_v2.0, whole genome shotgun sequence genome includes a window with the following:
- the LOC112262678 gene encoding transmembrane protein 150A-like: MTAWIVLPVSLSAFSITGIWIVYAMAVMNHHVCPVENWSYNVTCTEEMARPGFPKTCCTIQDIPLISKCGSFPPESCLFSLIGNVGGFMVVMVCLLRYAQVIEHSHGCWINTNALLSGCTNAVGLVMVGNFQVDHAKSLHYVGAGVAFPAGLLFVCLQCVLTYRMAITALDYWMAHVRVALAAGALVSLVLSGIFFIHESFVLQHAAAICEWVFTVDILVFYGTFTYEFGTVTNDTMMVGLQQTHHHSGVMMGGTAGAMSLGMGAKGLKSPGGSSTSTHLNCTPESIAML; encoded by the exons ATGACTGCCTGGATCGTCTTGCCTGTCAGCCTCTCTGCCTTCTCCATCACAGGAATATGGATAGT CTACGCCATGGCTGTGATGAATCATCACGTTTGTCCTGTGGAGAACTG GTCCTACAATGTGACATGTACAGAGGAGATGGCCAGGCCAGGCTTCCctaagacgtgctgcaccatacAGGACATCCCCCTCATCAG TAAATGTGGCTCCTTCCCCCCTGAGAGCTGTCTGTTCAGTCTGATCGGGAACGTCGGAGGCTTCATGG TGGTGATGGTGTGCCTTCTGCGCTATGCCCAGGTGATTGAGCACAGCCACGGTTGCTGGATTAACACCAATGCCCTGTTGTCTGGCTGCACCAATGCTGTAGGACTGGTCATGGTGGGAAACTTCCAG GTTGACCATGCCAAGTCTCTGCACTACGTTGGCGCGGGCGTGGCATTCCCTGCAGGTCTGCTCTTCGTGTGCTTGCAGTGTGTTCTCACCTACCGGATGGCCATCACCGCCCTTGACTACTGGATGGCACACGTCCGCGTAGCGCTGGCCGCAGGAGCCCTGGTCTCACTTGTCCTTA GTGGTATCTTCTTCATCCATGAGAGCTTTGTTCTCCAGCACGCAGCAGCCATCTGCGAGTGGGTCTTCACCGTGGACATCCTTGTCTTCTACGGCACCTTCACCTACGAGTTTGGCACGGTCACCAATGACACCATGATGGTCGGCCTGCAGCAGACCCACCACCACTCGGGGGTCATGATGGGCGGCACGGCCGGGGCCATGTCGCTGGGCATGGGAGCCAAGGGCCTAAAGTCCCCTGGAGGAAGCAGCACATCCACCCATCTCAACTGCACCCCAGAGAGCATAGCCATGTTGTAG